Proteins from one Silurus meridionalis isolate SWU-2019-XX chromosome 3, ASM1480568v1, whole genome shotgun sequence genomic window:
- the cxcr2 gene encoding C-X-C chemokine receptor type 2 translates to MSNMSNLDNNYENYSYNDFHLSIPCPSSLDDINSIGVVISYIVVSFFGLTGNTLVMFVVCTMKSHRRPTDIYLMHLAIADLLFSLTLPIWAIYIKESNWVFGTFMCKLISGVQEMAVYSGVFLLACISIDRYMAIVKATQFFSKQQNLVKIVCGFVWLGATLLSIPIMVQREAIEINGYNMQHCYENITENTEDWRLGLRVVRHVVGFFLPLMVMTVCYSCTIGTLSRARNSQKHKAMRVILCVVLAFVICWLPNNVSELIDTLMRAGLIKDTCETRDALDLTMYITQVLAFMHCAINPILYAFVGKKFRNHLLTVLLKKRLVSRDVLSRYRTGSVYSSGSTKHTSVTL, encoded by the exons ATG TCCAACATGTCAAACTTGGACAACAATTATGAAAACTACAGCTATAATGATTTTCACTTATCCATACCATGTCCCAGTTCCCTGGATGACATAAATAGCATTGGGGTTGTGATCAGCTACATCGTTGTGTCCTTCTTTGGTCTAACTGGAAACACTTTGGTGATGTTTGTCGTGTGCACCATGAAGAGTCACAGAAGACCTACCGACATCTACTTGATGCACCTGGCAATTGCTGACCTGCTGTTCTCGCTCACACTGCCCATCTGGGCCATCTACATTAAAGAATCAAACTGGGTTTTTGGGACTTTTATGTGCAAGTTGATCTCGGGTGTCCAGGAGATGGCGGTGTACAGCGGCGTGTTCCTGCTGGCGTGCATCAGCATCGACCGCTACATGGCCATCGTCAAAGCCACTCAGTTTTTCTCAAAGCAACAGAATTTAGTAAAGATAGTGTGTGGTTTCGTATGGCTGGGAGCCACTTTATTATCCATTCCCATCATGGTTCAGCGAGAAGCAATCGAAATAAATGGCTACAATATGCAGCATTGTTACGAGAACATCACGGAGAACACAGAGGACTGGCGCTTGGGACTGCGAGTCGTCAGACACGTCGTTGGCTTTTTCTTACCTCTCATGGTCATGACTGTCTGCTACAGCTGCACAATTGGAACCCTCTCCAGAGCACGCAACAGCCAAAAGCACAAAGCAATGAGAGTGATCCTGTGTGTGGTGCTGGCTTTCGTCATCTGCTGGCTGCCTAATAATGTGTCTGAGCTCATAGACACGCTGATGCGAGCTGGGCTCATCAAAGACACCTGCGAGACTCGGGATGCATTGGATTTGACCATGTACATCACTCAGGTTCTGGCCTTCATGCACTGCGCCATCAATCCGATCCTCTACGCCTTTGTGGGCAAGAAATTCAGGAACCATCTGCTTActgtgctgttaaaaaaaagactggtgTCCAGGGATGTGCTCAGCCGCTACCGAACCGGCTCGGTCTACAGCTCGGGAAGCACCAAGCACACTTCTGTCACACTGTAA
- the LOC124382943 gene encoding C-X-C chemokine receptor type 1, with protein sequence MTDPNKPEVVLDFSDLYEVMFNYTDGLNNSYILDEATLACQIFTLSFFMNIAMCILFVHIFLLAIPGNITVGLVILWNLRFLSPSDIYLFHLIIADLLMALTLPFFSTSLIVGWVFGDAMCKLISLVKEANFYTSILFLVCISVDRYMVIVRAMEARKVQRFMCTWIVCVVVWIVGIVLSLPAVYNNAHYIKGNDLQICAESYESDIADEWRIANRLMRHLLGFLLPLCIMLTCYGLTVARLLRTRGFQRQRAMKVIAAVMVAFLLCWMPFNLATMVDTLLRANLMENGCQAQHAVSLAMFVTQSLALLHCCINPLLYAFVGEKFRKRFFHMIKKTRPIERSTPSRSTRSTSQTSEGASHLL encoded by the exons atgactg ATCCAAACAAACCAGAAGTTGTGCTGGACTTCTCGGACCTTTACGAAGTGATGTTCAACTACACGGATGGTCTGAACAACAGTTATATTCTAGATGAGGCAACCCTTGCCTGCCAGATATTTACTTTATCGTTCTTCATGAACATTGCTatgtgcattctgtttgtgcacaTCTTCCTCCTTGCCATTCCTGGTAACATCACTGTCGGCCTGGTGATCCTCTGGAACTTGCGCTTCCTTTCTCCATCTGACATTTACCTGTTTCACCTGATAATCGCGGACCTGCTGATGGCCCTCACGCTCCCCTTCTTCTCCACCTCTCTCATCGTTGGATGGGTCTTCGGAGATGCCATGTGCAAGCTAATCAGCTTAGTTAAAGAAGCTAACTTTTACACCAGCATCCTCTTTTTGGTTTGCATTAGCGTCGATCGCTACATGGTCATTGTGCGAGCCATGGAGGCCCGGAAGGTCCAAAGGTTCATGTGTACCTGGATAGTTTGCGTTGTGGTCTGGATAGTTGGTATCGTACTCTCCCTCCCTGCCGTGTACAACAACGCTCATTACATCAAAGGCAACGACTTGCAGATTTGCGCCGAAAGTTATGAATCAGACATCGCAGACGAATGGAGGATAGCGAATCGTCTAATGAGGCACCTTCTGGGCTTCCTGCTACCTCTATGCATCATGCTGACGTGCTACGGCCTGACGGTGGCTAGGCTGCTGCGTACGCGAGGTTTTCAGCGCCAGAGAGCCATGAAAGTGATTGCAGCTGTGATGGTGGCGTTCTTATtgtgctggatgcccttcaacTTGGCCACCATGGTTGATACACTTTTGAGAGCCAATCTGATGGAAAATGGCTGTCAGGCTCAACACGCTGTAAGCTTGGCCATGTTTGTCACACAGAGCCTGGCGCTGCTGCACTGCTGTATCAACCCCTTGTTGTACGCCTTCGTGGGAGAGAAGTTCAGGAAAAGGTTCTTTCACATGATAAAAAAGACACGGCCAATAGAGCGTAGCACGCCATCGAGGTCCACAAGGTCCACCTCGCAGACTTCAGAGGGTGCATCTCACTTACTTTGA